From the Selenomonas sp. oral taxon 920 genome, the window GCCGGCCCAAAAGGCACCCGCCGGAACGAGCATCCTTATCAAGAAGAGCGAGTTCCGTCTCTATCTCCTCGCAGACGGCGACGTCGTAAACTCATGGCCGATTGCGCTCGGCAAGAACGCGGGACAGAAGCGCGTGAGCGGCGACATGAAGACCCCCAACGGCAGCTTCCCCATCGACGAGGTGCTTGACTCCTCCTACTGGACGCATGATTTCCATGACGGCAAGGGCGAGATCGAGGGCGCATACGGCCCGTACTTCATCAGTCTCGATACGTCTGCGCTCTCAGGAGGCGCATGGGACGGCATCGGCATCCACGGCACGCACGATCCCGCGAGCATCGGGACGCGCGCCTCCGAGGGCTGCATCCGCATGAACAATGAGGATCTCTGCGCGCTCAAGGAACACGTAAACGTCGGTATGCAGGTGACGATTGAGGAGTAACAAGATATACGACAAAAGCCGCATCCTCTCATAGAAATGATTGGATGCGGCTTCATTCTGCCTACGTTGCAGAAAATTCGTTTGTATTTTTACATAATCCCGTGTATAATGCAGACGAAACGTC encodes:
- a CDS encoding L,D-transpeptidase, producing MRQNDLRSVRIRRKQRSNTRLFALLGCVLILAFAYGAYTSLSPSNEKPTAPAPAISSAPAPADTSAQVPPAAAAPVEAASAAEEKPPAEPPSQPAQKAPAGTSILIKKSEFRLYLLADGDVVNSWPIALGKNAGQKRVSGDMKTPNGSFPIDEVLDSSYWTHDFHDGKGEIEGAYGPYFISLDTSALSGGAWDGIGIHGTHDPASIGTRASEGCIRMNNEDLCALKEHVNVGMQVTIEE